AATgttctttgtagaaattgagtttcttgttataaaTTACTCAATGCTTAGTGGACTGTTCTCGTCAGTGTAACACACATTGGAGCATTATCCCATTTCTTCATTTTCTGTTCGAATTCCGTTCGTGTGTTCAAGACTTTTTCTAACCGAAATTTTATAGTATTGTAGATAGCgtgatttttgaataatttattaaaatttttaataatgttcatatacaatttaaaaaatcagaaaagtttaaaaataaaatattttttgacaaaTTTCCTTCGTATTTAAATAGAATATATATCACTTTAGATTTGAATAGTTTTAACAAAAAAGTTCcgcaaaattaagagaaatatatatattctaatttgtaaaaaaaaacaaaaaaaaaacaaacaatttaCGTAAAAAAAGGTCATAAAAGGAACTTtcctttagaaaatttttatattttagtattttactttcctttagaaaatttttatattttagtattttttactttatttaatatgatttatttattttcaaaattttcaatttctttttaaaaaatcaaccaTTGTTCGTGTCATGAATTGACTGAAATAATTAATCTAACTTACTTTGATTATttagggaaaaaagaagaagaaaaaactaaATTTCTACTTACCAAAAACCTTACCTAAGAAAAATAGAATTATCTATAAATGTTAGAACTTGATAATTATCTTAATATCATTTTCCCAATAAATTCATCATCATAGAGCAACATATAATAAGGTATTCGACTTAactatatatgtatgcatgtatatatacaaTGAGACCAGAGTCTAAGAAGGGATGGTATTTTAGATGCTGTTAGAACTCCAAATTTAAAAAGTACTGAATATCACCTCTTAAAGGTGAACTAAATAGTGAAAATCAAAGGGTACTCAACACTGCTATAGATGACATGATCTGCCTCGATCACTTGTGTATATGATATCACCAGCAACTCCAGTACTAACAGTCATTTACAGTACAAAAGTTCACTGAGATTCTGTTCATCTCTAGTTGCACCTGCAAATTATCGGCCAGCCCTCAACGTACTTTAAGCAACCAGCACTGCGACAAAAATGAAAGATGCCTAGTTTCGACATCTAAACCATCATTGTTTATATTGACATGAAAAGAATCTAGAAATTTATAAGACCTTGGAATAGCCCACAAATCTATATTCATACTACGCTCATTCAAACAGTTCAATTCGAAAGGAACTTCCAAAAGCAAGGGCTTTATCCTTAATCCGGCTAAATAAAGAACTGGACTTAAATATACACAGTGAAGATAACTACTTTAGTAATACTTGCCATATCTTCCCCATATAGACCGCTAATGACATGACCGAAAGTCCAGCTGAAATATAAAGCAAAATAACACCTGAAGCTACTAAAATCCCAGCTTCTCCAAGGCTGCACCAAggtaaaaacaaagaaaaatagtCAGATACTAAAAGAATGATTCAACCTGGATTGTTAGGGCAGTTTATAAACCTGCTATCCCGCGTAGCTAGAAGGATGGTTAGTGCAGCCATTTGTGTGGCAGTTTTCCACTTTCCCAAATTATTAACTGCAACAGCCTGATAAATATACCAAAGTTAATAAATAAACTACAACCAAAAATCGAGCATTTTCTCATCAGAAAACCAAAATGATCTAAAACCTTTTATGGTGCGCTAGGgaatatgattttgaaaatttggattTCATTTGCTAAATTAATTGTAGAATGAAATGCACACATTACGAATAAATTAGTTGAGTTTCAGTACAAAAGGTATGAATTTGTCAAATTCATAAATTCCTTACGATATGTTTGCAAACTTGATTTgggcataaaattttaatttggatttttttaaatccaattcTTCTGTTTGGATGTGTGATAAAAAAATGGAGTTGGATTTAAGCAAATTCATCCTCAatttcaaaagagaaaaaaatctgGATTTTGAAATCCATTTTAATACTTAGAATctagaaaacccaaaactcatgTCTCAGAGTGTTTTTTAATTGACAGTGCCGAGCAAAGTGCAGTGTGCCTTTTTGGTGATCTGATCATTTATAATCAAGCTTATTCTATCAAATAAGTATTTTATTGTTGTCGAGCAAAACaaagtaacaaaaaaaagttACAGTTTTGAATACTAATGGTTCCTGCTCCAGCATTGTTGATTATGAAGAGTAACCAAAATCaagattttaattaatacattCGTAAATTATGTTAGAATAGACCATATGCTATTTCAAAACAAAGTAACCAAATTAAGAAACAGCCAAAGGTGCTATAGTTCCTGCTCTCGCATTGTTAATTATGAACAGTAACAAAGATGAATTTTAAGCTCAAATTAATtgaaattcaaatccaaattttaattattcaaacaatgaaatcttgaattttaaatagtttatttcccaaataaagaattttaaattcatgaattataAATAGGCCTTTAAGAAATCCATAGATTTGAGAAATAATGATGAATGCTGCATTTGTACGTATATTATCACTTAATTTGCAATATTTTTGAAatccaaaatccaaaatttaaaatccaaGTTTCCAAACACTACcctaatttttaagtaaaaaacaTACCTCTAAAAGCTTACTATTCTGAGAAGCAGCCCATTCCCCAACGGCAGACATCGTTATCTACAAATAAGTTGCCAGCTACTTGTAAATATCCATAAATGATTCCTATAAATATAGAGAAGATTGGCTATAGTATATATTACCTCTCTTCCAATAATGGCTATCGATGGAACTATCAGTAGCCATGGCACTTGCCCAAAGTTGGCAACATTCAAAGGTCTTGAACATAGTAAAACCAATGTAGCAGCAACCATAAGCTACAATCAACAGGCATGGGGTCAGATGAAATATCAAATGGCTATGCTAATTTTTCTCTAAgcttttccatgtatttggatgGTCTTTAAAGGGTCCTATCCCAATACCCATGCCTGGATATGTATCAAGCACAGGACATgagtatttcaagaaaaaaaaaaaaagaaaaaaaagtcggAGCCTCATAGCTAAATGGTTCAACATTCAAACAAGTTAATACAGAAACTATAGCAATTAACCTGTACTGAAGAAATCCACAAATTTCGGCATataaaaaaaggaaggaaaaaacaAACCTTGTCTGCGACTGGATCCAAAAATGCACCAAAGACAGAATGTAACTTCATCTGAAAGAAATAACAAAGGTTATACTCAGATCAACAAAAGTAACTAAATCTTACAAAATAAGGGGAACAGCAAGGCTTCAATCATATTTGAATAGGGGGTTGGTCGAATCCATACCTTCCTAGCAATGTACCCATCAAGCCAATCAGTTATGGCAGCCGCAACAAATATACTGGTAGTAGCAGTCCTACCCCAGCAACTATCCACGTAAAAGGCTAAAGACAGAAAACCATTCGATTAGTCTCATGgaatacaaaattttcacattagCAATATAGTTAGCAATTGCAATTGGAGATCAAAAGTACACCGCCCATACATCAAAGGATTTTGCTAACAAGTTACTTAAGTTACTATTTAAAGTAATACAATAGTAGATAGTTTTTTTAAGAGTTTAGAAACACAATCACAATTAGGAAGTATAATTGAACTACTACAAAGCATAAACGGAGGAAGAACTGGAATATAATTGGAATACAACAGTTGATGATCAATTGATTATTGTCGATTCATTGAAAATTGTAGCTTACCAACTATAATTTccaaaaggaaaacaaatgatgacataaaattattcaatttaaagatagttatataaaatttaaaaagtacaaagagagAGATAAACTTAACTGAAAATCAGGAGCGGCACGGCGGCGACGCGACCGAGTGTTAAAACAGTGGGCAAAgttaaaattttggaagaagaaTTGTCAGAAGGGAAATTAGGGTCGCGCATTTGTGGT
The sequence above is drawn from the Gossypium hirsutum isolate 1008001.06 chromosome A05, Gossypium_hirsutum_v2.1, whole genome shotgun sequence genome and encodes:
- the LOC107957104 gene encoding CDP-diacylglycerol--glycerol-3-phosphate 3-phosphatidyltransferase 2 — its product is MSQLKLSLAASIYVKPRQWVRTITTTRPPPPPPPPLRLTRRMTALFSPSTHFSNSLLPKKNLLPLVRFAFPNCFSSSTNNKGAINGSGPGSDRILADMDPDSKPSPLIEPQPQMRDPNFPSDNSSSKILTLPTVLTLGRVAAVPLLIFTFYVDSCWGRTATTSIFVAAAITDWLDGYIARKMKLHSVFGAFLDPVADKLMVAATLVLLCSRPLNVANFGQVPWLLIVPSIAIIGREITMSAVGEWAASQNSKLLEAVAVNNLGKWKTATQMAALTILLATRDSSLGEAGILVASGVILLYISAGLSVMSLAVYMGKICAGCLKYVEGWPIICRCN